A section of the Arabiibacter massiliensis genome encodes:
- a CDS encoding Abi family protein produces MNCNRAGGSCRNASVKPSAVAFSEPFVPQADPGKPMSLEDMKLRAKDSGFSDGDSGAAEFILRRVSYQHLSEYFPLFESEECSCSKSFKNLNRIMVLDRKFQSILMEYIGLFEMQMRSRYSNEMSLRYGAFAHRNRKLFKNGDYFNSFIREYSKLVSRCNQRNGSRQKRDIERYGDMPIWEAVEEMPIGMVSRLFSNTKSPKVKDAVAESFGEDREHLESWLGTLTFSRNRCAHFGQFLGTRLPVMPKKMSFVDADNSQPFYVALLIMRLMRTNWHYGDLSLLPSVTMAMEINHLFNSFKTLLPCAGVPAEWSELIANPDVSGIGISINYGPPQSEEDSIPYDARTTKLKLKRT; encoded by the coding sequence ATGAATTGCAACAGAGCCGGAGGTAGCTGCAGAAATGCCAGCGTAAAGCCTTCGGCCGTTGCTTTTTCTGAGCCCTTCGTCCCTCAAGCCGATCCGGGCAAACCGATGAGCCTGGAGGACATGAAACTCCGTGCAAAGGATTCCGGATTCTCCGACGGCGATTCCGGGGCTGCTGAGTTCATCTTGCGCAGGGTGAGCTACCAACATTTAAGCGAGTACTTCCCCTTGTTCGAGAGCGAAGAATGCAGTTGCTCGAAAAGCTTTAAAAATCTCAATCGCATAATGGTGCTCGATCGCAAATTCCAGTCGATACTTATGGAATACATAGGGTTGTTTGAAATGCAGATGAGATCACGCTACTCCAACGAGATGTCGCTGAGATATGGGGCTTTCGCGCATCGAAATAGAAAACTGTTCAAAAACGGGGACTACTTCAACTCCTTCATTCGAGAATATTCGAAGCTTGTCAGCAGGTGCAATCAGAGAAACGGATCCCGCCAGAAAAGAGACATCGAACGATATGGAGACATGCCGATCTGGGAAGCCGTCGAGGAAATGCCCATAGGGATGGTTTCCCGATTGTTCAGCAACACAAAAAGCCCCAAAGTGAAAGACGCTGTAGCGGAATCGTTTGGAGAAGATCGCGAGCATCTGGAAAGCTGGCTCGGCACACTCACGTTCTCTCGAAACAGGTGCGCGCATTTCGGTCAGTTTCTAGGAACTCGCTTACCCGTAATGCCAAAGAAGATGTCCTTTGTTGACGCAGACAATTCGCAGCCCTTTTACGTGGCTCTTTTGATCATGCGCCTTATGAGAACCAATTGGCACTACGGAGACTTGAGTCTGCTCCCATCCGTGACGATGGCTATGGAAATCAACCACCTGTTCAACTCGTTTAAAACACTGCTTCCATGCGCCGGAGTGCCTGCAGAATGGAGCGAGCTGATAGCAAATCCCGATGTTTCGGGCATTGGCATATCCATCAACTACGGCCCTCCCCAATCGGAGGAAGACAGCATTCCATACGATGCGAGGACTACAAAGCTCAAGCTCAAAAGAACCTGA
- a CDS encoding LuxR C-terminal-related transcriptional regulator, whose product MGEQGKRGGLIVPVRAGAALACMLLVFINTNSVVYPQIALIWPLAREAATWFGVAVMGAIVACANYRPRLLARRWWNAAALVATAGYVACCLAGFALRSPALVVAGALLDTVAEAWLFVLVYVALSQVGKERRSLVAAVGCLAAYLTEPLVQRMDPSAALATNALCLAAIFLLTRPLVARPLDELAAAAPQAELAAANPLSFLPANHLLYVTILFFSTVQGIALALSSLDGSGLEPSFAFAALAIVLAARLIRKRELNADVLFGVFALLVLAGMFLIPSNRMLPGALMLTTESFLDAGSACFNLLLALLVANIAARNGIAAVPTAALAIGLAWAGIGVGTLLGYGSAQLTGASDAALAPVSFVVAMAFAAYCFVALKRFSFEGVVNGIRTAVTPEPPAAPASTVHERCERVARERGLTPRETEVLELLASGRTVGVIREKLTISLNTARFHTKNVYAKLGVHSQQELIDLVDEAGREK is encoded by the coding sequence ATGGGCGAACAAGGTAAACGAGGCGGTCTGATCGTCCCCGTGCGCGCAGGGGCGGCACTCGCCTGCATGCTGCTGGTGTTCATCAACACGAACAGCGTCGTCTATCCCCAGATCGCGCTTATCTGGCCGCTCGCGCGCGAGGCGGCAACCTGGTTCGGCGTGGCGGTCATGGGGGCCATCGTCGCATGCGCCAACTACCGTCCCCGCCTGCTGGCGCGCCGCTGGTGGAACGCGGCGGCACTCGTCGCCACGGCGGGGTACGTCGCTTGCTGCCTGGCCGGGTTCGCCCTGCGAAGCCCCGCACTCGTGGTGGCGGGCGCGCTTTTGGACACGGTGGCCGAGGCGTGGCTCTTCGTACTGGTTTACGTCGCGCTCTCGCAAGTGGGAAAGGAACGACGCTCGCTCGTGGCCGCGGTAGGCTGCCTGGCCGCTTATCTAACGGAGCCCCTTGTGCAGCGCATGGATCCCTCTGCAGCGCTCGCGACGAACGCGCTGTGCCTGGCGGCCATCTTCCTGCTCACGCGCCCCCTTGTCGCCCGCCCGCTCGACGAGCTGGCAGCGGCGGCCCCGCAGGCCGAGCTCGCGGCCGCGAACCCGCTGTCGTTTCTGCCCGCCAACCATCTGCTGTACGTGACCATCCTGTTCTTCAGCACGGTGCAGGGCATCGCGCTCGCGCTTTCGAGCCTGGACGGAAGCGGGTTGGAGCCGAGCTTCGCCTTCGCTGCCCTCGCCATCGTCCTCGCGGCGCGCCTCATCCGCAAGCGCGAGCTGAACGCCGATGTGCTGTTCGGCGTCTTCGCGCTGCTCGTGTTGGCGGGGATGTTCCTCATACCGTCGAACCGCATGCTGCCCGGAGCGCTCATGCTGACCACCGAGTCGTTCCTCGACGCGGGATCGGCATGCTTCAACCTTTTGCTGGCGTTGCTCGTAGCCAACATCGCAGCGCGCAACGGCATAGCCGCCGTGCCGACCGCGGCCCTGGCGATCGGGCTCGCGTGGGCGGGCATCGGAGTGGGAACGCTGCTCGGCTATGGGAGCGCGCAGCTCACGGGCGCCAGCGACGCGGCGCTGGCGCCCGTGAGCTTCGTCGTGGCCATGGCGTTCGCCGCGTACTGCTTCGTCGCGCTCAAACGGTTCAGCTTCGAGGGCGTCGTGAACGGCATCCGCACCGCCGTAACGCCCGAGCCGCCCGCCGCGCCGGCGAGCACGGTGCATGAGAGGTGCGAGCGTGTGGCGCGGGAGAGGGGCCTCACGCCGCGCGAGACGGAGGTGCTGGAGCTTTTGGCGAGCGGCCGCACCGTCGGCGTCATTCGCGAGAAGCTGACGATCTCGCTCAACACCGCTCGCTTCCACACGAAGAACGTCTACGCCAAACTGGGCGTCCATTCCCAGCAAGAGCTCATCGACCTGGTGGACGAGGCAGGGCGGGAGAAATGA
- a CDS encoding FAD-binding protein translates to MNQAKAGGSLTRRRFLQAGMLAGAGTLVGGALGGCAPKAPETPDANAQVREARTYWLGEEPAVAEGDIAIEETTELLIIGAGNAGMVAAATACDLELDFIVADKGECVGDTREYLGAVNTKYSLEVAEPVDELQLMNELTRYASGRVDQRVIKTWLEEGKELVEWLTPLMEEAGKTLGVTPMEPDHPAGGTYYLAPTTEHFYLPTYEYPMRNDILEMRIQKAGREVSYLHDLVRLEHADGKVTGALFQTPAGLKRITATKGTLLATGGYAANSEMVQANLPLIERCCTAASYSPRCDGYGLRAGLWAGGAKDVNGAPVIFDRGAVKPGVDCGYKVDRDGNRHFPGTVYQLNVGSQPFLKVNRKGERFVNESLPYDTLCNAASYQPGGVWCQIFDANAPEDILRFGTTGCAAYTTAFIQMGMPLDDFLAMDGGTGLMCRADSLEELAAQLGFEGEGAQRLMDTIKRYNELAAAGEDADYGKEPHRLSSIAKPPFYGCWFGGALLTTLDGLRINADMQVLDANDRVIEGLYAAGDVSGCFFSDNYPEYIVACACGRTCTEGRHVARLLAGDLKKEASHA, encoded by the coding sequence ATGAATCAGGCGAAAGCAGGTGGGAGCCTGACGCGTCGGCGGTTCCTGCAAGCCGGCATGCTGGCTGGGGCGGGGACGTTGGTGGGAGGCGCGCTCGGAGGCTGCGCGCCGAAGGCACCGGAGACGCCCGACGCAAACGCGCAGGTGCGGGAGGCGCGCACGTATTGGCTCGGCGAGGAGCCCGCCGTCGCAGAGGGCGACATCGCGATCGAGGAAACCACCGAGCTCCTCATCATCGGCGCGGGCAACGCGGGCATGGTGGCGGCCGCCACGGCGTGCGACCTGGAGCTCGATTTCATCGTGGCCGATAAGGGCGAATGCGTGGGCGACACGCGCGAGTACCTGGGCGCGGTGAACACGAAGTACTCCCTCGAGGTCGCCGAGCCGGTGGACGAGCTGCAGCTGATGAACGAGCTCACGCGCTACGCCTCGGGTCGCGTAGACCAGCGCGTCATCAAAACGTGGCTCGAGGAGGGCAAGGAGCTGGTCGAATGGCTGACTCCCCTCATGGAGGAGGCCGGCAAGACGCTGGGCGTCACGCCGATGGAGCCCGACCATCCCGCCGGCGGCACGTACTACCTGGCCCCCACCACCGAGCACTTCTACCTGCCCACCTACGAGTACCCCATGCGTAACGACATCCTGGAGATGCGCATCCAGAAGGCGGGCCGCGAGGTGTCCTACCTCCACGACCTCGTGCGCCTCGAACATGCCGACGGCAAGGTGACCGGCGCGCTGTTCCAGACGCCCGCAGGCCTCAAGCGCATCACGGCCACCAAGGGCACGCTGCTCGCCACCGGCGGCTACGCAGCGAATTCCGAGATGGTGCAGGCCAACCTGCCGCTTATCGAGCGCTGCTGCACGGCGGCCAGCTACAGCCCGCGCTGCGACGGCTATGGCCTGCGTGCGGGGCTGTGGGCCGGAGGCGCCAAGGACGTGAACGGCGCGCCCGTCATCTTCGACCGCGGCGCGGTGAAGCCCGGCGTCGACTGCGGGTACAAGGTCGACCGCGACGGCAATCGCCACTTCCCGGGCACGGTGTACCAGCTCAACGTGGGAAGCCAGCCCTTCCTCAAGGTGAACCGCAAGGGCGAGCGCTTCGTGAACGAATCGCTGCCCTACGACACCCTGTGCAACGCTGCAAGCTACCAGCCGGGCGGCGTGTGGTGCCAGATCTTCGACGCCAACGCGCCCGAGGACATCCTGCGCTTCGGCACCACGGGATGCGCCGCCTACACCACGGCCTTCATCCAGATGGGCATGCCGCTTGACGACTTCCTTGCCATGGACGGCGGCACGGGCCTTATGTGCAGGGCCGACTCGCTCGAGGAGCTGGCAGCGCAGCTGGGCTTCGAGGGCGAGGGCGCGCAGCGGCTCATGGACACCATCAAGCGCTACAACGAGCTGGCGGCGGCCGGCGAGGATGCCGACTACGGCAAGGAGCCGCACCGACTGTCCTCCATCGCCAAGCCCCCGTTCTACGGCTGCTGGTTCGGCGGGGCGCTGCTCACCACGCTCGACGGTTTGCGCATCAATGCCGACATGCAGGTGCTCGACGCGAACGACCGCGTGATCGAAGGCCTGTACGCAGCGGGCGACGTGTCGGGATGCTTCTTCTCCGACAACTATCCCGAGTACATCGTGGCGTGCGCGTGCGGGCGCACGTGCACGGAGGGCCGCCATGTGGCGCGCCTTCTGGCCGGCGACCTGAAGAAGGAGGCTTCCCATGCATGA
- a CDS encoding cytochrome c3 family protein translates to MHDERNEGASAPKRRGRKVAVAIGVVAAVLIAAGAGFAVWHEQPGFCGAICHTPMDGYLATYEADSSGSASDKWGNEVADASSMLASTHAGYGKTCLDCHEPTLAQQVGEGASWVTGGYEFPLAERTLGQLAAEASKSADGFCLNESCHNLTREDLVERTVDMGVYNPHLSHHEELECGTCHKAHRASVMYCSQCHASAVVPEGWLSADEANQLTDVG, encoded by the coding sequence ATGCATGATGAGCGAAACGAGGGCGCGAGCGCCCCGAAGCGGCGCGGACGCAAGGTTGCGGTCGCCATCGGCGTCGTGGCCGCAGTGTTGATAGCCGCCGGAGCGGGATTCGCGGTCTGGCACGAGCAGCCCGGCTTCTGCGGGGCCATCTGCCACACCCCGATGGACGGCTACCTTGCCACTTACGAGGCCGATTCGTCGGGTTCGGCCTCCGACAAGTGGGGCAACGAGGTGGCCGATGCGTCCTCCATGCTGGCTTCGACGCACGCGGGATACGGCAAGACGTGCCTCGACTGCCACGAGCCTACGCTGGCGCAACAGGTGGGCGAGGGCGCAAGCTGGGTCACGGGGGGCTACGAGTTCCCGCTCGCCGAGCGCACGCTGGGGCAGCTCGCGGCTGAGGCGAGCAAGAGCGCAGACGGGTTCTGCCTCAACGAGAGCTGCCACAACCTCACGCGCGAGGACCTTGTCGAGCGCACGGTCGACATGGGCGTGTACAACCCGCATCTGTCCCATCACGAGGAGCTGGAATGCGGCACCTGCCACAAGGCCCATCGCGCCTCGGTCATGTACTGCAGCCAGTGCCACGCATCTGCCGTCGTGCCCGAAGGCTGGCTCTCCGCCGACGAGGCCAACCAGCTCACGGACGTGGGGTGA
- a CDS encoding ABC transporter ATP-binding protein, which translates to MAFVEFRDVRKVYRMGEVEVAAVDGMTFDIERGELVVVVGPSGAGKTTLLNMLGGMDSCSSGSIVLDGREVSAFGSKELTYYRRYDIGFVFQFYNLVQNLTALENVELASQICKDPLDAAEVLGQVGLGHRLDNFPAQLSGGEQQRVAIARALAKNPKLLLCDEPTGALDDQTGKAILKLLQDTCYDTGKTVVLITHNSAFTAIADRVVRVRGGRAASVEVNDAPASADTLEW; encoded by the coding sequence GTGGCGTTCGTGGAGTTTCGCGACGTGCGGAAGGTATACCGCATGGGCGAGGTCGAGGTGGCCGCCGTCGACGGCATGACGTTCGACATCGAGCGCGGCGAGCTCGTCGTGGTCGTGGGCCCCTCGGGCGCGGGCAAGACGACGCTGCTCAACATGCTCGGCGGCATGGACTCCTGCTCGTCGGGCTCCATCGTGCTCGACGGCCGCGAGGTGAGCGCGTTCGGCAGCAAGGAGCTCACCTACTACCGCCGCTACGACATCGGCTTCGTTTTCCAATTCTACAACCTCGTGCAGAACCTCACGGCGCTCGAGAACGTGGAGCTGGCCAGCCAGATCTGCAAGGATCCCCTCGACGCGGCCGAAGTGCTGGGGCAGGTGGGCCTGGGGCACCGCCTCGACAACTTCCCGGCGCAGCTCTCCGGCGGCGAGCAGCAGCGCGTGGCCATCGCCCGCGCGCTCGCGAAGAACCCCAAGCTGCTCCTGTGCGACGAGCCCACCGGCGCGCTCGACGATCAGACGGGCAAGGCCATCCTGAAGCTTCTGCAGGACACGTGCTACGACACCGGCAAGACGGTCGTGCTCATCACGCACAACTCCGCCTTCACCGCCATTGCCGACCGCGTCGTCCGCGTCCGCGGGGGCCGTGCGGCAAGCGTCGAGGTCAACGACGCGCCCGCCTCCGCCGACACGCTCGAATGGTGA